ACGAGTTAATATCAATAATAGGAAAGCAGATACAAGAACATATTGTTTGTGCCATAAAGGAATCCGAGACAGGTTTGTTCACGATTATATCTGATGAGGTGACCGATTGCTCGAACAATGAAGTAATAAGTTTGAACGTCAGATATGTGGACAAGAACTGCAAAATTCATGAAGATTTTTTAGAATTTTGTGGGATGCAACGTGTCACTGCAGTAGCTATCTCAGACAGTATTCTGAAAATGGTGAAAGATGCAGGGTTAGATCCGGCAAATATGCGTGGTCAGGCTTATGACGGTGCTTCAGTAATGTCCGCCGCCAGAGGAACTCAAGGTTTAATTCGAAAAATTGCTCCAAAAGCGATGTACACACACTGTTATGCACATAGTTTAAATCTGTCCATAGCTGCAAGCTGCAAGAACAGGGAGGTGAAAGATCTTGTTGATTTGATTAATCAAACCTTTTTGTTTTTACGAAATAGTCCAAAACGAGAAGAATTTTTTACTGAAATTCTGAAAGTGTACTGTCCAGAAAATAAGGTTGAAAAATTGAAAGGTTTATGTAAAACTAGATGGGTTGAACGCCATACTTGTCTTGATACATATAAAGCTTTTTACGAATATATCGTAATTTGCATGGATGCAATAACAAACCCCCATCTTTATGAGCGACTAACGGGTGGTTGGGCATGGAGTAAAGAGGACAAAATCATGGCAAATGGATTACATCATAGTCACACAAATTTCAAAACAATAATTACACTTACTACTGTCCTATATGTCCTTGAGATTGTAAAGCCACTTGCAACAAAATTGCAGAAACGGTCATTGGATATTTTCCATGCAACCAATCTTATATCGGACGCCGAAAGTACCTTGCAGTTGTTACGAGACAACATCGAAAGTGAGTTTTCCCGTTGGTTTGTAGAAGCAGAAAAACTAGCTGATAAAGTTGGTGCTAATGTTGTTAAACCAAGATCAGTAGCGACAATGAGACAACAACACAGATCAAATCATCCTGGAGACACTGTGGAAGATTACTACCGAGCAGTATTACCAATTCAACTTCTTGATCATTTACAAACCGAGttaaaaacccgtttttctgccgataacaggccatgctttaaaatatttggcgtaGCACCCGAGTCTATTGTTaagtgtaatgttgaagaagtcttCAAAGAACTTGAATTTTGGTACGATGATCTGCCAAGAcacgaacatcttcattccgagCTTCAGCGATGGAAGCGACTGTGTTCGCAGCAACAAGAGCTCCCTGCTACATTAACGGAAGCTATtgtaaaattagcggatccTGATGTGTTCCCGAATGTGCGTGCACTTCTTCTAATCGCATGTGTACTGCCCGTAACGTCTGCTGAAGCTGAGCGGAGTTTTTCGACTTTACGGAGAACGAAAACCTGTTTGCgaaatcacatgtcttatgagcggctttcgggattgtgcctcatgaacatacactttaacatgaaaataaatacagagaatgtcattcgCGAATTCTGTCTCCAAAAGCCAAGAAGAATGTTTCAAAATGCACACTTATTGTTTAAAGATGCATCACGCGATGTCTAGAGCGCCGTtagtaactaacgtaaaatgtataatactaatttagaagttagttattaGAATTATAAGCTATCacctatactatactatacattcaacaaaataggtatatttttaaacaaaatattgtgtGTACAGGCGATAAATACGTTAGTGTAATGCGTATAATACGGAtgggtatgaagcgtctcacatacacacggagccaagatagcttcttggacttgcacagtgtatggactctaaccttacggttctcatttaataatatcactccatgctatcattctaatttcttttttcaaacttttgcatctctactttcatttcatgcaacttttgtattggtgaaaagggaggaattcaaataattcttcctctgagtttacagcctctctacccaaatcaacaaacaagcaaaaaaaaagtgtttgtaggctatctgtggcagcctggaatataaaaatgttctgtaatgaaaatgagagttgttttttgttttctttgttgcagtttattagtgttaacattgtcatatttgtgtgtgcgtaaaccgattcaaatgatctagattgccctagaccgccaaagcttccagggggcttcgccccctggaccccgaccgggggcccttggcccccagcccatggttgctcgcttcgctcgcaaaatacttaGATATTGGTTGACCCCCCCTTTATTTTTTGgctggctgcgcccctggtTTCCCCTATAAATAGGTAttgtgtgtgttaataggcatttgtgtgtgtgttatatgggccaaaatttaaaagtgccataacaaattttttttttctgacattctatatggtatgctttatcagaaaaaaaaaattttcctatccttttttcccgcaaatgtgtatattaactgttctgcacccaggctaATGGTTTCTTGGTTCTTTAGAGTGTTGCTGGGACACACGGATGTGAAGTGTTGCGAAGCCAATGCCGgtcttttttatattataatttagttttacttacacttgttattttgaaatatcagacTTTACATTTAAACGAGTACAAAAATGGTGAAAAACATTGTTGTGTTGTTAAAATTCAAGAATTGTCAGCGCGTAcatattttttcacaaactaGGATGATGTAATTTGCGAACCATTTGAGTCAGTTTTAACGGTCGTAATGTTGAAGTTGAACTAGGTTGAACATCAACGATTgaagattttaacgatttttaaCTTTGATTTTTTTACCAGGGTCAATAGTAGCCTACAGAAAAACAGCATTTCCAATTGCATATAGTAAAAATGTTGTATTACACTgcgaattaaataattttggaAGAGATACGTAAATGTGACCAATTTATACTAGTATTAATATATAGATGGAAGCAAAGTTTCCTGGTATTTACacttcaattcaaagcattcattTCGTTTATATCATTTAAGGTAATGTGATTGAGTGGAGTACTCCAGAAGATATTGATTTAGAAGGTGTTGAATTTAAAGCTATGGCAAGTGGATCACACACTGTCAATTCAGattttatgtatgtattaaGTATGCTTAATAAATGTTAGTATTAAATGGATCCTTAAATCTGCTGATAATGAGagatttttaaagtaattttttaatGTTGAACTGCAGCAATATCAATATAACCATATAGcctatatataaatccaaaggcaaattactgaaaaaatgacaatcagtggctggatctcaatggagataacaaaaaaaaaagcgaaaagctaaatcaaaacgataaagtaaaacagccagaaaagttagcagagctttcgggcaacactagcccttcatcagtgcaagtgaaagaatttggataacgtcatagtataagaactggcaagtgctgcctgggtggacaggaataaatatatttgtcgAGCACTCTACAATAAACCGCTATGGAGAGATTCAGCATTGACTACTCAACGAAGAACGTCCCATTACCATCACAGAAGGACTATTTACAACGACTTATCGAAAAAACTGAGCAATTTTTACGTAGAATGCGATGGAAGGCCCACTTCTTCCTTAATTCCAGCACCACCGCATCATCCAAGCAAACATTTGGCTTCAAGTCTACCAAAAACCCACCACCGATCGATGAACTATACGAATTCGAAGATGACATACTCCATCTGATACAATCGACAACATTAAAAAACGCAGACAACCCTCTACTCAACAAGTTAAAAACCGACTCCAAGAAAATTGAAAACGAGCCCAAACTTTTAATTGCAGCCGACAAAACCACAAATTTCTACAAACTAGACCCACCGACGTATGACAACCTCCTAGAAGAAAACATCACCAAATCATACAAGAAAGCAGAACCTGCACTCGTACAAACGATTCatagaaaaaacaaaagtattGCAACAAAATTGAACATCGCTGACAGAGTGGATACAACTGCAAATAAAGATGCTTTCATAACCCTCAAAGACCACAAACCGAACTTCACTAACAAACCTACTTGCCGATTAATAAACCCGACCAAATCAGAGATAGGCAAGATAAGCAAAACTATACTCGATCGTATTAACAGCAAAATTACATCAAAACTTTGCACCAATCAATGGAAAAATACCTCATCGGTCATCGAATGGTTTAAGAGCATCGACaagaaacaacaacacaacTTTATATGCTTCGACATCGTAGAATTTTACCCCTCTATCAGCAATGACCTACTGAATAAAGCACTAGACTTCGCTAATAGATACGATGATATTGCCAACGACGACAGAGACATCATCGTACATACCAAAAAATCAGTACTATCACACAAACAGCAACCATGGCAAAAGAAAGGCCCCACAGCATTCGATGTGACTATGGGTAGTTATGATGGCGCAGAAACATGTGAACTTGTTGGAAGCTTCCTGTTACACCAATTACAACAGAAACTAGAAATCAACATAGGACTTTACAGAGATGACGGCCTTGCAGTCACAGACACCACACCTAAAAGCacagaaaatattaaaaaagacaTATGTCAAATATTCAAAGATAACGGCCTACGCATTACCATAGAAGCAAACAAACAAGTCATCAACTTCTTAGACGTCACACTCAACCTAGCGAAGAACACATACCAGCCCTACACCAAACCAAACGCCACGTTACAGTACATCCATCAACAAAGTAACCACCCACCGACCATCCTAAAGAATATACCCGCCGAAATAAACAAACGACTCTCGTCCTTGTCACCCGACAAGAATTCATTCAACCAAGCCGCCCCTGTATACCAGAAAACTCTCAACGACAGTGGATACCAGTACACACTAAAATACGAGCCGGTAACCCAGACAAGACGAAAAAACAGAAAACGAAACGACATTCTGTGGTACAACCCACGGTTCAGCAAAAACGTCAGCACAAACATTGGACAGAAATTCCTATCCCTAGTAGACAAACATTTTCCAAAAGATAACAAACTAAGAAAAATCTTCAACCGAAACACTATCAAGATTAGCTACAGTTGTATGAACAATATGAAACAGATAATAGACAGTCACAACAAGAGAATACTCAACCAGCCCGAAACAACATCCGTGAAAAACAcgcaagaaaacaaaacatgcaACTGCCGACAGAAAAACACATGCCCGCTAAACGGAAATTGCTTACAATCATCTGTAATATACCAAGCCACAGTTACACGCAAAGACAAATCCACCTCGGAAACTTATATCTGACTCactgaaaatgattttaaaacacgATACAGAAATCACACCTCGTCATTCCGTAATACACGTTCTAGAAACTCAACCGAACTCAGTAAACATATTTGGACACTCAAGGACAACAACACAGGCTATTCAATCTCATGGCGCATCTTGGCATCTACTAAAGCATATAGTAGcgcaaacaaaaaatgcaaCCTCTGCCTcaaagagaaattatttatcatCCGCCACCCTGAATTATCGACATTAAACAAACGTAACAAACTTGTGTCCGCCTGCCGGCACAGAAAGAAAGCATTGTTACATAACAGCTGACATTCCAAAACATATCACCTGTAAATGCTAATTCTACAAGTAAATGTGCTTATAAGCAACGTTGTAATTGATTCTTCTCATTATAGTCTCCTGATGAGTGAGTTGCACGACTCCCGAAACAAGCCTGTAGAgaccaaactgtagtttttacttcttttccagacttaacgtatatttTAGCTCTACTTTACCGTATTGAGCACTTTTTAGACGGTTACATTGAAccgaacatttatatatatatatatatatttttacagttACAGTAATTCATCATTAGTTGAATCCTTATCAAACAACAATTGTTTGTAGattgtttattgtaatgtaAACCTTATTTCAGATTTTTTAAGAAAGATAACTATTACGGACTTAGTTGTTACGAGAAAATTAAAGTAGAAAGTTTAGAAGAACGAGGCGCAAGAATGAAATCTGTTGGTATTCTAGCAACGTCTTACACCACATTATATAGACACATgcaatttcttgaaaatcaagTAAGGTATGTCCAATTCAAAATATTTGACTTTGACAGAAATTGTGCAAATTACAATTGTATGACAGAAGCAATTGTACGACAGAAGcaattgtacagtataacaCTATAACTAGAtatgaactcgtcactttgcaCATACGTTAAAATATGAACAGCAaatattatgccatcctatgacagacagtattaaatatgtttacagtgctgaattgtacctattttgtgtcataaagCATAACAATATTTACACTAAATATACACATAGCATagatgaaattacgagacccatcttcaatccaatttttaacatgttgacgtcatcaaaatataACATGAAGATagcaattttagaagataattatctaaataattacattaaccaaaatttgaagaattttgggcacgaAAAAGTAAGTTGCGCGCTATTTTAAATATGGTGAATTTTTATGAAACAGATGAAAATCagactttttgaattcaactggccatgatgacgtcatgacaTCCGGTAGACAACATTTTTATGAATTCATGTctgcaattttaaaaatgaaaaagttcATCAAACTGAATGAAATTATCTACTACAAAaggtatgaaaaacaaaaatcaaatgcAAAAACCATTTTTCTACGCTTTGTACAATTAGCTGTGCACACAAGTGCGTGTGCAAAACGGAAACAAATTagaaaattttgaaatgctcaaaatgacctgaaatgtacgcaaaattcattagaaattaattttgcgcattccATAATTTTAAACACGTGTGCGCGCGTAATTTTGTATGCAACACGCCATTTTTACTCCATAGAAAGTTGATCTTTGATATagattataattttattaagtttCTTTGGAAAAGAATCGCACAAACACAATTATAACACTAGAGGTAAAACTAGACTAAagttaaagaaaagaaaacttAAATGTACTAGTCTTAATGCTATGTGTTGCTCCTGAAATATGGAACAGCATTGACACCACGCTTAAACAAGCTTCATCGTTTGCTATTTTTAAGATGAAATATAAACTTTCTCTTATTaacttatattaatttatactaaGCTAATGTCTATATTATGCCATGATTACATGCATGCATATGTATGTATCATGTAATGTACAGTTGTTGGCCTATGTGGGTTCATTTAACCTTTCTGCTTCTGTTTAGAACCTCATCTGGTATTTGGTTGTCCTGACAATGGTATTCCCTAACTTTCTCTCTCGCGCGTCCCATGTTATAATTTATGGTCTACTcgtctattttatttatttattttttatttatttatttattaatgtaaCTAGTTTTAGTGGGcctcctatcacaagccccttAGGGTTTCTTGGAGGTCCCTTTCAtcgtttaaaacatgttttactcctcacttgtttttgtttatgagatgaataaagaataaagagTAAAGTTTTTTGGTTCTAAATTtatgatcaataaaaaaaaattgtataatcaAACATACGTTATGCTGCGCAACTATGACGTAATCGAAAACTCATCTGAACTACTTGATTGCTCATATTCACTGTCAACTGTAGGTTCACAATctgtaaaaattgtaaaaactaATTActgtattgaaaaaaaagaattgtgtAAAAGTTTTCCGATACAAGGAAAAAGAAAATCGTCAGTTCCAAGAATTAATGCTTAAAATTGATCAAGACATGTAAACAAAGGTCCATCTATTCCAGTGAATTTATAGCTGTACAGTTACACataatataatgaaaaatatgatGTTTAATAGTTAACACaactgaaaatgaaaaacattcATGTCGTACTGATTAGCAATTTTTTTATTCTTCCATCAGTTACACTCCATCCCCTTTTCAATTCAAATCTCTCCTGAAAACTCACCTATTTCAATAGTTATTCTTTTCATGTTGCGCTGTGAGACACCTGTAAAGAGGGCTTTATAAATGGTCGATATTATtcttaaaaagttttttaatgACATCATAAACGTTGTTCCTATTAGACTGAACATTAAATTGACCAAAAATATAGTTGCGATAATGAATTTTTGTCTACCATTTACTTTTGTCTACTATTCTAACGCTAAAGCTCACTATTGGCGTTGGTCGCATTGCTTGTGTTGTTGGGCAAAATACTTTTACTAATGTTTGCCTCTCCCCACCCAGGCATACAGATGGGTACCTGGTGGTCAAAACATGTCTGCGTTGATTACTAACTACAAaattatggaagtatgtttacatacatgtttgatccaaaaatgacaggggtaataatgtgaagtgCTTTAAGGGCCCTTGAGCATTAAACACTATCAGTAAGAACAGTAAAGTAAATAGGCACATACTACAAATTTCTCCAAACATTCAGTTACATTTTCTAGTAAACGTTAATTAACGTACTGGAAAACCAACTACTGTACTCTATTTAGTACCAGAGAAATTGACATTCATACCACATATTTAATGAATAACATTTGATATTTGACCAACAGACATCAACTTGGGACCCCTCAGCATTATGAGCAGCTTAGAGCCTTTTATGCAGACCATAAAGGATCTCTACCTATTTCTACTTCATTATCCACTGTAAATCCATCATCATCTGAATGTAGAGTGTTGCCTGCAATGATGGTAAGTGAGTTTCGCCTAATAGTGTAATGTTAATACATGTTGTATTTTATGAACTTCTTGCAGCTCTTAGCAGGGAATGTGAGATTACATGAAAAATTCTCTTTATACATCATTACAACAAAAACAACTGCAGTGATAAGTAGTCAAGACAAAgtctaatataataaatgtcttgttacaaccgctaatgtagaaaatgccagctaatgtagaacaatccaccgctaatgtagtagaacctccagctaatgtagtaacaccaacagcttatgtatgtgaccacctctattgaacgaccaccgTCTCTGTTAAGGAACCACTTCTATCAATCACCTCTCGGAAGTGATCACCTCCTCTCTTAAGGACCACTTTTCATAATcaaccacctctcgtaagcgactACCactcttaacgaccacacctctcgtaagtgaccacctcttttaagggaccaccTCCAGTAACGACCACCTCTTGTAAATGACCCCCTCTATTAAACGACCACCATCTCTGTTAATCGACCGCTTCTCATATTAATTGGAAGTGATCACATCCTCTCTTTAAAGGGACtgcttttcattcattttttatttcatgtcataggacATGTCTACCAAATTTG
This region of Antedon mediterranea chromosome 8, ecAntMedi1.1, whole genome shotgun sequence genomic DNA includes:
- the LOC140056575 gene encoding 52 kDa repressor of the inhibitor of the protein kinase-like, which codes for MAPISILKNGKRKVLHFQNSWFSEFKWLRYSVSKSGGYCLTCLLFANKDNAWVRNAPLIGKPFTKLQHAKGKDKGILTNHNENKYHKMALEHQGLFLAMLKNPSRKIETIIDEKARENEKINIKILESIIDCVMFCGLYGLPLRGHRDSGFDDTVNKGVFKGLVNLEAKHNQILKEHLLKGKKNAQYVSWSVQNELISIIGKQIQEHIVCAIKESETGLFTIISDEVTDCSNNEVISLNVRYVDKNCKIHEDFLEFCGMQRVTAVAISDSILKMVKDAGLDPANMRGQAYDGASVMSAARGTQGLIRKIAPKAMYTHCYAHSLNLSIAASCKNREVKDLVDLINQTFLFLRNSPKREEFFTEILKVYCPENKVEKLKGLCKTRWVERHTCLDTYKAFYEYIVICMDAITNPHLYERLTGGWAWSKEDKIMANGLHHSHTNFKTIITLTTVLYVLEIVKPLATKLQKRSLDIFHATNLISDAESTLQLLRDNIESEFSRWFVEAEKLADKVGANVVKPRSVATMRQQHRSNHPGDTVEDYYRAVLPIQLLDHLQTELKTRFSADNRPCFKIFGVAPESIVKCNVEEVFKELEFWYDDLPRHEHLHSELQRWKRLCSQQQELPATLTEAIVKLADPDVFPNVRALLLIACVLPVTSAEAERSFSTLRRTKTCLRNHMSYERLSGLCLMNIHFNMKINTENVIREFCLQKPRRMFQNAHLLFKDASRDV